A stretch of the Octopus sinensis unplaced genomic scaffold, ASM634580v1 Contig18841, whole genome shotgun sequence genome encodes the following:
- the LOC115231773 gene encoding octopamine receptor-like, which translates to MVEKAKNENSTLSHESVAQYNQYGQITKESQQNDVLNTSVSQFSNRENITSLVHDDLRLINSNDESFLCNISLNHTLSEEFYIYSPDCDGFAEYSTSSSELPGIQVEIERQFWEQCLVSFVLGTIALSAVIGNVLIILAVWKYRRLRTVTNCFVVSLASADLLVSILVLPLNITVEVTGQWLFSGLLCDLWVSCDVLLCTASILNLCCISLDRYFAITKPLLYSTRRSKRLAIFMVGVAWGLAAIITCPPILGWKEEGRDLANGCALTRDPGYIIYSASGSFFIPLFVMLFVYARIYHVARKREKRLRPYWRSFFSSRQKRCDSDNSENMSPTTEATTTKHIRSNSSFKAEHKNETSPSKNNISNETFSLGHSERNSSSVNNHLRTMKATRETKPIRRPTDINVVSENITINPTCQNDKLELSNSSEDYEKHHFQIELYSERVGHPSAVTPLLEFIEDHSKETAHGKNTRDTDIGADVSYRVDKYFSKRHHSRKADDDAVVFQKANRAEQKCKSVGSTKTNTLYTSELNPAPSYSTKKERTVCNNKLNNEENVNPNSDQVRLSENEHNYTRLYRPHTLSSKYSIGCQSSMSASNNQLSRNASTRYKIGHIHRFNRTLNPDTSNMRQQKVERSFYMKERKTAKTLAIVVGCFIICWLPFFLVYVIDVFCTTCNITPTLFSIITWLGYFNSTLNPLIYAMYNTTFRTAFWNLTIGLCCGKSRRKSSAMRTTAG; encoded by the coding sequence ATGGTGGAAAAAGCAAAGAATGAAAATTCTACATTGTCACATGAAAGCGTGGCACAGTACAACCAGTACGGCCAAATAACTAAAGAATCACAGCAAAACGACGTTCTGAACACGAGCGTTTCTCAGTTCAGCAACCGAGAAAATATCACATCACTCGTCCACGATGACCTTCGCTTGATAAATTCAAACGACGAAAGCTTCCTTTGCAACATCTCCCTGAATCACACTCTTTCTGaggaattttatatatactcacccGACTGCGATGGATTTGCTGAATATTCTACCAGTTCTTCAGAACTACCAGGCATTCAGGTAGAAATAGAAAGGCAATTCTGGGAACAGTGTTTGGTATCTTTCGTTTTAGGTACAATTGCTCTTAGTGCCGTCATAGGCAATGTCCTTATAATTCTTGCAGTGTGGAAATATCGCAGACTGCGAACTGTCACCAACTGTTTTGTAGTCTCTTTGGCATCAGCCGATCTTCTGGTTTCAATATTGGTTCTTCCACTAAATATTACTGTTGAAGTAACTGGTCAGTGGTTGTTCAGTGGTTTACTTTGCGATTTGTGGGTTTCCTGCGACGTTCTCTTGTGCACCGCTTCTATTCTTAATTTGTGTTGCATCAGTCTCGACCGCTACTTTGCTATTACCAAGCCGCTACTTTACTCAACTCGCCGAAGCAAACGTTTGGCTATTTTCATGGTCGGAGTCGCATGGGGACTGGCTGCCATAATAACTTGTCCTCCAATACTTGGTTGGAAAGAAGAAGGTCGGGACTTAGCTAACGGATGTGCACTGACTCGTGACCCTGGTTATATCATATATTCAGCATCTGGATCGTTCTTTATACCTCTTTTTGTAATGTTGTTtgtatatgcacgtatttatCACGTTGCTCGCAAGAGAGAGAAACGTCTGCGCCCTTACTGGCGTAGTTTTTTCAGCAGCCGACAGAAACGATGCGATAGCGACAATTCTGAAAATATGTCTCCGACGAccgaagcaacaacaacaaaacatattCGATCAAATTCTTCGTTCAAAGCGGAACATAAAAATGAAACGTCTCCTTCGAAAAACAACATTAGTAATGAAACGTTTTCGCTTGGTCATAGCGAACGAAACAGTTCATCTGTAAATAACCATTTGAGAACAATGAAAGCAACGCGGGAAACGAAGCCCATACGAAGGCCTACCGACATAAATGTTGTCagtgaaaatataacaataaatccGACATGTCAAAACGATAAGCTCGAATTATCAAATAGCTCAGAAGATTATGAAAAACACCATTTTCAAATTGAATTATATAGTGAGCGAGTCGGCCATCCATCTGCTGTCACGCCACTGTTGGAATTCATTGAGGATCATTCAAAGGAGACGGCGCATGGTAAGAACACAAGAGATACTGATATTGGTGCCGACGTATCTTATCGAGTGgacaaatatttttcgaaaagaCATCATTCAAGAAAAGCAGAcgatgatgctgttgtttttcAGAAAGCAAACAGAGCTGAACAGAAATGTAAATCCGTTGGTTCTACAAAGACCAATACTTTATACACATCAGAATTGAATCCTGCACCTTCTTATAGCACCAAAAAGGAAAGGACAGTTTGTAATAACAAACTAAACAACGAAGAGAATGTAAACCCAAACAGCGATCAAGTCCGACTCTCAGAGAACGAACACAATTATACAAGACTTTATCGACCCCACACACTCTCCAGCAAATATTCTATCGGATGTCAGTCTTCAATGTCTGCATCTAATAACCAATTATCAAGGAATGCCTCTACAAGATACAAAATCGGCCATATTCATCGCTTCAACCGAACATTAAACCCCGACACAAGCAATATGCGCCAACAGAAAGTTGAGCGAAGTttttatatgaaagaaagaaaaaccgcCAAAACGTTAGCCATTGTTGTGGGATGTTTCATCATCTGCTGGTTGCCATTTTTCTTAGTATATGTTATTGATGTATTTTGCACGACATGTAACATCACCCctacattattttcaattattacGTGGTTGGGTTATTTTAACTCAACCTTAAACCCGCTCATTTACGCTATGTATAACACGACATTCCGTACGGCGTTTTGGAATTTAACCATTGGTCTCTGCTGTGGTAAGTCTCGTCGGAAATCGTCTGCTATGAGAACAACAGCTggataa